Proteins encoded in a region of the Altererythrobacter ishigakiensis genome:
- a CDS encoding DUF2585 domain-containing protein, whose translation MATLVPSRKAIIASIAISIVAVIILLAMDRPPICECGYVKLWHGDINSMGNSQHIADWYTPSHIIHGPIFYALGWLFFSKWKLGGQNSTQWGLTLAVFLEAAWEVLENTPMVIDRFRSVTANWGYSGDSVLNSFADIGWMAFGFYLAMRLPIKVTIALAILGEVVAGLVVRDGLTLTVIMLVFPVDAIAEWQAGGH comes from the coding sequence ATGGCAACTTTGGTCCCCAGCCGCAAGGCAATCATCGCGTCGATCGCAATCTCAATCGTAGCGGTCATCATCCTGCTCGCCATGGATCGCCCACCGATTTGCGAATGCGGATATGTGAAGCTGTGGCATGGCGACATCAACTCGATGGGCAATAGCCAGCACATCGCCGATTGGTACACGCCCAGCCACATCATTCACGGCCCGATATTCTATGCGTTGGGCTGGTTGTTCTTCAGCAAATGGAAACTGGGCGGACAGAACTCGACGCAATGGGGCCTGACATTGGCGGTTTTTCTTGAGGCCGCATGGGAAGTGCTGGAGAATACACCGATGGTGATAGACCGTTTCCGTTCGGTCACGGCCAATTGGGGGTATTCGGGCGACAGCGTGCTCAATTCTTTCGCGGACATCGGCTGGATGGCCTTCGGGTTTTATCTCGCGATGCGCTTACCGATCAAGGTAACTATCGCCTTGGCCATTCTTGGCGAGGTTGTTGCCGGGCTGGTAGTACGGGACGGACTGACGCTGACAGTCATCATGTTGGTTTTCCCGGTTGATGCCATAGCGGAATGGCAGGCGGGCGGGCACTGA